In Candidatus Contubernalis alkalaceticus, the following proteins share a genomic window:
- a CDS encoding RrF2 family transcriptional regulator — protein MQITRQTEYAVRTLLELASVPYGQLLSTHIISEHQNIPEVFLKKTIQLLARAGLVKTQRGSQGGVGLLVVPEKITIADVLTAVEGKVALNVCLGDGDVCPNKANCGVRCILLRAQQAMIKELSRESLLDIVRGKIGN, from the coding sequence ATGCAGATTACTCGTCAGACGGAGTATGCGGTTCGTACTTTGCTGGAGTTGGCTAGTGTTCCTTACGGTCAACTATTGAGCACCCACATTATTTCCGAACATCAGAATATCCCCGAGGTTTTTTTAAAAAAGACAATTCAATTGTTGGCCAGGGCCGGCCTGGTAAAGACTCAGAGGGGCAGCCAGGGGGGAGTTGGTCTTTTGGTAGTCCCGGAGAAAATCACAATTGCAGATGTTTTAACGGCGGTGGAAGGGAAAGTAGCCCTAAATGTCTGCCTGGGGGATGGGGATGTTTGTCCAAATAAGGCCAACTGTGGGGTCAGGTGTATACTGCTGCGGGCCCAGCAAGCAATGATAAAAGAATTAAGTCGAGAGAGCCTGTTGGATATTGTAAGGGGAAAAATTGGGAATTAG
- the hcp gene encoding hydroxylamine reductase yields MFCNQCEQTAKGTGCTVSGVCGKKPEVAALQDLLIYAVKGLSIYANEGRQKGVVNQEVNRFTTKALFTTLTNVNFDPKRFQEYINYCVELTTGIKDEISAAGGIVDFSDPASKLKPAAEMEGLIKQGEELGLPVDHGAGEDIKSLQLTTLFGIKGVAAYAHHAELLGQEDDRVYAYIHQALSAMGDRNLGLEDWVGFALKCGEVNLIAMELLDKANTVKYGQPVPTEVPLGHKKGKCILVSGHDLKDLEALLQQTEGKGINIYTHGEMLPTHGYPELKKYGHFYGHYGTAWQNQKNEFADFPGSIVMTTNCIQKPKDSYLESIFTVGTVGWPGLNHIENEDFTPAIEKALKMPGFSQDEDKGSVLVGFGHNAVLGVADKVIEAVKNGDIKHFFLVGGCDGAKPGRSYYTEFVEKAPDNTIILTLACGKFRFFDKKLGDIGGIPRLLDMGQCNDAYSAIKVATALAGAFDCGINDLPLSMVLSWYEQKACAILLTLLHLNVKNIRLGPSLPAFVTPNVLDVLVKNFNIQPIKTADEDLAELLA; encoded by the coding sequence ATGTTTTGTAATCAATGTGAACAGACGGCCAAAGGTACAGGGTGTACGGTATCGGGAGTCTGTGGTAAGAAGCCGGAGGTAGCAGCGCTGCAGGACCTTCTAATCTATGCTGTCAAGGGTCTTTCTATATATGCTAATGAAGGACGTCAAAAAGGTGTGGTCAACCAGGAGGTTAACCGGTTTACTACCAAAGCTTTGTTTACCACTCTTACCAATGTTAACTTTGACCCTAAAAGATTTCAGGAATATATTAACTACTGTGTTGAATTGACTACTGGCATTAAGGATGAGATCAGTGCTGCCGGGGGGATTGTTGATTTTTCAGATCCTGCTTCCAAGCTGAAACCTGCGGCTGAAATGGAGGGGCTAATAAAACAGGGAGAAGAATTGGGCCTGCCGGTGGACCATGGTGCCGGGGAAGATATTAAATCCCTGCAGCTGACCACTTTGTTTGGGATTAAAGGGGTAGCAGCTTATGCGCATCATGCCGAACTTCTGGGTCAAGAGGACGATAGGGTTTATGCCTATATCCACCAGGCCCTTTCGGCCATGGGTGATAGGAACCTGGGTTTAGAGGATTGGGTAGGTTTTGCCCTTAAATGTGGAGAGGTCAACTTAATCGCTATGGAACTGCTGGATAAAGCCAATACGGTTAAATACGGTCAACCTGTTCCTACCGAAGTACCCCTGGGTCATAAGAAGGGAAAATGTATACTGGTTTCAGGGCATGACCTGAAAGATCTGGAGGCTCTGCTTCAGCAGACTGAAGGGAAGGGAATCAATATTTATACTCATGGCGAAATGCTTCCCACCCACGGTTATCCGGAATTAAAAAAATATGGACATTTTTATGGGCACTACGGAACAGCCTGGCAGAATCAGAAGAATGAATTTGCTGATTTTCCCGGATCCATTGTTATGACTACTAACTGTATCCAGAAGCCCAAGGATTCTTATCTAGAAAGTATCTTTACCGTGGGGACAGTTGGCTGGCCCGGCCTCAATCATATTGAAAATGAAGACTTTACCCCTGCCATTGAAAAGGCCTTGAAAATGCCTGGTTTCTCTCAGGATGAGGATAAAGGTAGTGTCCTGGTGGGCTTTGGGCACAATGCGGTACTGGGTGTAGCAGACAAAGTAATTGAAGCGGTTAAAAACGGTGACATTAAGCATTTCTTCCTGGTGGGGGGATGTGATGGGGCCAAACCCGGCCGCAGCTATTATACTGAATTTGTTGAGAAAGCGCCAGATAATACTATTATCCTGACCCTGGCCTGCGGTAAATTCCGTTTCTTTGATAAGAAACTGGGTGATATCGGCGGCATCCCCAGGCTGCTGGATATGGGTCAGTGTAACGATGCTTATTCTGCCATCAAGGTGGCGACAGCCTTAGCGGGAGCTTTTGATTGTGGAATTAACGATCTCCCTCTATCCATGGTCCTGTCCTGGTATGAGCAGAAAGCCTGTGCCATTCTGCTTACACTGCTGCATTTAAATGTTAAAAACATCCGCCTGGGCCCCAGCCTGCCAGCCTTTGTTACACCCAACGTGCTGGATGTCCTGGTTAAAAACTTCAATATTCAGCCCATTAAAACTGCTGATGAAGACCTGGCTGAATTACTGGCCTGA